One window from the genome of Streptomyces sp. NBC_00287 encodes:
- the argF gene encoding ornithine carbamoyltransferase: MATVPTALAGRHFLKELDFSVAEFRGLIELAAELKAAKKAGTEPQYLRGKNIAMIFEKTSTRTRCAFEVAAADQGASTTYLDPTGSQIGHKESVKDTGRVLGRMFDAIEYRGDSQEKVEELAAYAGVPVYNGLTDDWHPTQMLADVLTMLEHTSKTLDDRIVFAYLGDARFNMGNSYLITGALLGMDVRIVAPKAYWPSEEVVAEARRLAEDSGATVTLTESVAEGVLGADFVATDVWVSMGEPKEVWAERIKALVPYAVTMDVLRATGNPDVKFLHCLPAFHDLGTKVGREIFETYGLDSLEVTDEVFESPHSVVFDEAENRMHTIKAVLVATLA; the protein is encoded by the coding sequence ATGGCGACAGTCCCGACCGCCCTCGCCGGCCGCCACTTCCTCAAGGAGCTGGACTTCAGCGTGGCGGAGTTCCGCGGTCTGATCGAGCTGGCCGCCGAGCTCAAGGCCGCCAAGAAGGCCGGGACCGAGCCCCAGTACCTGCGCGGCAAGAACATCGCGATGATCTTCGAGAAGACCTCCACCCGTACCCGCTGCGCCTTCGAGGTCGCCGCCGCCGACCAGGGCGCCTCGACGACGTATCTGGACCCGACCGGCTCGCAGATCGGGCACAAGGAGTCGGTCAAGGACACCGGGCGCGTGCTCGGGCGGATGTTCGACGCCATCGAGTACCGCGGGGACAGCCAGGAGAAGGTCGAGGAGCTGGCCGCGTACGCGGGCGTGCCGGTCTACAACGGCCTCACCGACGACTGGCACCCCACCCAGATGCTCGCCGACGTCCTCACGATGCTGGAGCACACCTCCAAGACGCTCGACGACCGCATCGTCTTCGCCTACCTCGGCGACGCCCGCTTCAACATGGGCAACTCCTACCTGATCACCGGCGCGCTGCTCGGCATGGACGTGCGGATCGTCGCGCCCAAGGCGTACTGGCCCAGCGAGGAGGTCGTCGCCGAGGCGCGCAGGCTCGCCGAGGACAGCGGCGCGACCGTCACCCTCACCGAGTCCGTGGCGGAGGGCGTTTTGGGCGCCGACTTCGTCGCCACCGACGTCTGGGTCTCCATGGGGGAGCCCAAGGAGGTCTGGGCCGAGCGGATCAAGGCCCTGGTCCCGTACGCGGTCACGATGGACGTCCTGCGCGCCACCGGCAACCCGGACGTGAAGTTCCTGCACTGCCTCCCGGCCTTCCACGACCTGGGCACGAAGGTCGGCCGCGAGATCTTCGAGACCTACGGCCTGGACTCCCTGGAGGTCACCGACGAGGTCTTCGAGTCGCCTCACTCGGTGGTCTTCGACGAGGCGGAGAACCGTATGCACACGATCAAGGCGGTGCTGGTCGCGACGCTGGCCTGA
- a CDS encoding ATP-binding protein — MNGPAVHDRLPASASWRIALPHTTAAVPVARALVRTALADLEHSADSDTAELLTAELVANAVEHTAGEGPIELVVELLPSGCQVEVHDPDPAPPGNLTRPCDGEPDPWQEHGRGLLLIRALSSSCGHRPTSSGKAVWFRLPAIPPQRRPS, encoded by the coding sequence ATGAACGGACCCGCCGTGCACGATCGCCTCCCCGCTTCCGCCTCCTGGCGCATCGCACTGCCGCACACCACCGCGGCGGTGCCGGTCGCGCGCGCCCTGGTCCGTACGGCTCTGGCCGATCTCGAGCACAGCGCCGACAGCGACACCGCGGAGCTGCTGACCGCGGAGCTGGTGGCGAACGCCGTGGAGCACACCGCGGGTGAGGGGCCGATAGAGCTGGTGGTGGAGCTGCTGCCGAGCGGCTGCCAGGTCGAGGTGCACGACCCGGACCCGGCGCCGCCGGGAAACCTCACCCGTCCGTGCGACGGCGAGCCGGACCCTTGGCAGGAGCACGGCCGGGGACTGCTGCTGATCCGCGCACTGAGCTCGTCCTGCGGCCATCGGCCGACCTCGTCGGGCAAGGCCGTGTGGTTCCGGCTGCCGGCGATACCGCCGCAGCGTCGGCCCTCGTAA
- a CDS encoding enoyl-CoA hydratase family protein, with protein MSPFTGSAARTDRWRHLRVDLTDGVATVTLARPEKLNALTFGAYADLRDLLAELSRERTVRALVLAGEGRGFCSGGDVDEIIGETLSMDTAQLLDFNRMTGQVVRAIRECPFPVIAAIHGVAAGAGAVLALAADFRVADPTARFAFLFTRVGLSGGDMGAAYLLPRVVGLGHATRLLMLGDPVRAPEAERIGLISELTEEGRTDEAAQTLAHRLSEGPALAYAQTKALLTAELDMPLGPAVELDASTQALLMTGEDYAEFHKAFKEKRPPKWKGR; from the coding sequence ATGAGTCCCTTCACCGGCTCCGCCGCCCGCACCGACCGCTGGCGGCATCTGCGTGTGGACCTCACCGACGGCGTCGCCACCGTCACCCTCGCCCGCCCCGAGAAACTCAACGCCCTCACCTTCGGCGCCTACGCCGACCTGCGCGACCTGCTCGCCGAGCTGTCCCGCGAGCGGACGGTACGGGCCCTGGTGCTGGCCGGCGAGGGCCGCGGGTTCTGCTCCGGCGGCGACGTGGACGAGATCATCGGCGAGACGCTGTCCATGGACACGGCCCAGCTGCTGGACTTCAACCGGATGACGGGCCAGGTCGTCAGGGCGATCCGCGAGTGCCCCTTCCCGGTGATCGCGGCGATCCACGGGGTGGCGGCGGGCGCGGGTGCGGTCCTCGCCCTGGCGGCGGACTTCAGGGTGGCCGACCCGACGGCACGGTTCGCCTTCCTCTTCACGCGGGTCGGCCTGTCGGGCGGCGACATGGGAGCGGCATACCTGCTCCCGAGGGTCGTCGGACTGGGCCACGCGACCCGCCTCCTGATGCTGGGCGACCCGGTACGAGCCCCGGAGGCCGAGCGCATCGGCCTGATCAGCGAACTGACGGAGGAGGGCCGAACGGACGAGGCGGCCCAGACACTGGCCCACCGACTGTCCGAGGGCCCAGCGCTGGCGTACGCCCAGACAAAGGCGCTACTGACGGCAGAATTGGACATGCCGCTCGGCCCGGCAGTGGAACTGGACGCATCGACGCAGGCCTTGCTGATGACGGGCGAGGACTACGCGGAGTTCCACAAGGCTTTCAAGGAGAAGCGCCCCCCAAAGTGGAAGGGGCGTTGA
- a CDS encoding bifunctional salicylyl-CoA 5-hydroxylase/oxidoreductase — MHPLRVAIIGGGPGGLYAAALLKRLDPTRKITVWERNTPDDTFGFGVVLSDETLGGIEHADPEVYTALQQHFIRWDDIDIVHRESRNTSGGHGFAALGRKRLLEILHNRCRNLGVELRFDSEAPYPAWLAETHDLVIAADGVHSTTREAYAHVFRPHVTTHHCRYIWLATDFAFDAFRFEIAETEHGVMQLHGYPYAPDASTVIIEMREEVWRAAGFEELDPQEPIESCAKIFAEALRGHPLRSNNSAWTTFRTVVNERWSHENIVLLGDAAHTAHFSIGSGTKLAVEDALALAACLEEHPDIPSALSAYEEERKPVVASTQRAARASLEWFENIALYLDQPPRQFAFNLLTRSRRVTHDNLRLRDARFTESVERAFGCPPGTPPMFTPFRLRGLTLRNRVVVSPMDMYSAVDGLPGDFHLVHLGARALGGAGLVMTEMVCVSAEGRITPGCTGLYTGKQSEAWRRITDFVHTQAPGTAVGVQLGHSGRKGSTKLMWEGIDEPLPDGNWPLVAASSLPYKPESQTPRELSRAQLTDLREQFTAAAWRAARAGFDLLELHCAHGYLLSGFLSPLTNRRTDAYGGSLDKRLRFPLEVFDAIRGVWPEERPMTVRISATDWAEGGTCAEDAVEIARAFAAHGADAIDVSTGQVVAEERPEFGRSYQTPYADRIRNSTGIPVIAVGAISSWDDVNSLILAGRTDLCALARPHLYDPHWTLHAAAEQSYDGPGVVWPAPYRAGSRRPQTGRTDAPKPRLTLGT, encoded by the coding sequence ATGCATCCGCTACGCGTAGCGATCATCGGCGGCGGCCCGGGAGGTCTGTACGCCGCCGCCCTCCTCAAGCGCCTGGACCCCACCCGCAAGATCACCGTCTGGGAACGCAACACCCCCGACGACACCTTCGGCTTTGGAGTGGTCCTCTCCGACGAAACCCTGGGCGGCATAGAACACGCGGACCCCGAGGTCTACACAGCCCTACAGCAACACTTCATCCGCTGGGACGACATAGACATCGTCCACCGAGAATCCCGCAACACCTCCGGAGGCCACGGTTTCGCCGCCCTCGGCCGCAAACGCCTCCTGGAAATCCTGCACAACCGCTGCCGGAACCTGGGCGTAGAGCTCCGCTTCGACTCCGAGGCCCCCTACCCCGCCTGGCTGGCCGAGACCCACGACCTGGTCATCGCCGCCGACGGTGTGCACAGCACCACCCGCGAGGCCTACGCCCATGTGTTCCGCCCCCATGTGACCACCCACCACTGCCGCTATATCTGGCTGGCCACCGACTTCGCCTTCGACGCCTTCCGCTTCGAGATCGCCGAGACCGAACACGGCGTGATGCAACTGCACGGCTACCCGTACGCCCCCGATGCCTCGACGGTCATCATCGAGATGCGCGAAGAGGTATGGCGGGCGGCCGGTTTCGAGGAACTCGACCCGCAGGAACCCATCGAGAGCTGCGCCAAGATCTTCGCGGAAGCCCTGCGCGGACACCCCCTGCGCTCCAACAACTCCGCCTGGACCACCTTCCGCACGGTCGTCAACGAACGCTGGTCGCACGAGAACATCGTGCTGCTGGGCGACGCGGCCCACACGGCCCACTTCTCCATCGGATCGGGCACGAAGCTGGCGGTCGAGGACGCCCTCGCACTCGCCGCCTGTCTGGAGGAACACCCCGATATCCCCAGCGCGTTGAGCGCGTACGAGGAGGAACGCAAACCCGTCGTCGCCTCCACCCAGCGCGCCGCCCGCGCCAGCTTGGAGTGGTTCGAGAACATCGCCCTCTACCTCGACCAGCCCCCACGCCAGTTCGCCTTCAACCTCCTCACTCGCAGCCGCCGCGTCACCCACGACAACCTCCGCCTGCGCGACGCCCGCTTCACGGAATCGGTGGAACGAGCCTTCGGGTGCCCGCCCGGTACGCCGCCGATGTTCACCCCCTTCCGGCTGCGCGGCCTGACCCTGCGCAACCGGGTCGTCGTCTCGCCGATGGACATGTACTCGGCCGTCGACGGACTCCCCGGCGACTTCCACCTCGTCCACCTGGGCGCCCGCGCCCTCGGCGGGGCAGGGCTGGTGATGACCGAGATGGTGTGCGTCAGCGCGGAGGGGCGTATCACCCCCGGCTGCACGGGCCTCTACACCGGCAAACAGTCCGAGGCCTGGCGCCGGATCACCGACTTCGTGCATACGCAGGCGCCCGGTACGGCAGTCGGCGTGCAACTCGGCCACAGCGGGCGCAAGGGCTCGACCAAGCTGATGTGGGAGGGCATCGACGAGCCGCTCCCCGACGGCAACTGGCCACTCGTGGCCGCCTCCTCGCTCCCGTACAAGCCCGAAAGCCAGACCCCGCGCGAGCTGTCCCGCGCCCAACTCACCGACCTCCGCGAGCAGTTCACGGCAGCGGCGTGGCGTGCGGCGCGGGCCGGATTCGATCTCCTCGAACTCCACTGCGCGCACGGCTACCTGCTCTCCGGCTTCCTCTCCCCGCTGACCAACCGCCGCACCGATGCCTACGGCGGGTCCCTGGACAAACGCCTGCGCTTCCCGCTGGAGGTGTTCGACGCGATACGGGGCGTATGGCCCGAGGAACGGCCCATGACCGTCCGTATCTCCGCCACGGACTGGGCCGAGGGCGGCACCTGTGCGGAGGACGCCGTGGAGATCGCCCGCGCCTTCGCCGCGCACGGCGCCGACGCGATCGACGTGTCGACCGGGCAGGTCGTGGCCGAGGAGCGACCGGAGTTCGGGCGCTCGTACCAGACGCCTTACGCCGACCGCATTCGCAACAGCACCGGCATCCCGGTGATCGCGGTGGGCGCGATCTCCTCCTGGGACGACGTCAACTCCCTGATTTTGGCGGGCCGTACCGACCTGTGCGCCCTGGCCCGCCCCCACCTCTACGACCCGCACTGGACCCTGCACGCGGCGGCGGAACAGTCGTACGACGGTCCCGGTGTCGTCTGGCCGGCCCCGTACCGAGCGGGCAGCCGCCGCCCCCAGACCGGCCGTACGGACGCCCCCAAGCCCCGCCTGACGCTCGGGACTTGA
- a CDS encoding sulfate adenylyltransferase subunit 1, protein MSTTIDTLRFATAGSVDDGKSTLVGRLLHDSKSVLADQLEAVEHASRNRGQEAPDLALLTDGLRAEREQGITIDVAYRYFATPRRRFILADTPGHVQYTRNMVTGASTAELAIILVDARNGVVEQTLRHAAVAALLRVPHVVLAVNKMDLVGYEEQVFERIVEDFAGHAAELGLPGFTPIPVSALVGDNVVDRSAHMDWYRGPALLEFLEDVPVGVEAADAPARFPVQYVIRDGEVRYYAGQLVSGALRVGDRVTVHPSGETSEITGIDVLGSAQEVAYAPQSISVRLADQRDVSRGDMITAGVDVPALTREVRAAVCHLADRPLKVGDRVLVRHTTRTVKAIVQDLGDAAELTANDLGRITLRTAEPLAVDDYAVSRRTGAFLVIDPADGATLTAGMVER, encoded by the coding sequence ATGAGCACTACCATCGACACCCTGCGTTTCGCTACGGCCGGTTCGGTCGACGACGGCAAGTCCACGCTGGTGGGGCGGCTGCTGCACGACTCCAAGTCGGTGCTGGCCGACCAGTTGGAGGCGGTGGAGCACGCCTCCCGCAACCGTGGCCAGGAGGCCCCCGACCTGGCGCTGCTGACCGACGGTCTGCGCGCCGAGCGGGAGCAGGGCATCACCATCGACGTGGCCTACCGCTACTTCGCCACCCCCCGGCGCCGGTTCATCCTCGCCGACACCCCGGGGCATGTGCAGTACACGCGGAACATGGTCACCGGCGCCTCCACCGCCGAGCTGGCGATCATCCTCGTGGACGCCCGCAACGGGGTCGTCGAGCAGACCCTCCGGCATGCCGCCGTGGCCGCCCTGCTCCGTGTCCCGCATGTCGTCCTCGCGGTCAACAAGATGGACCTCGTCGGGTACGAGGAGCAGGTGTTCGAGCGCATCGTCGAGGACTTCGCGGGCCACGCGGCCGAGTTGGGGCTGCCCGGGTTCACGCCGATCCCGGTGTCGGCGCTCGTCGGCGACAACGTGGTGGATCGCTCGGCGCACATGGACTGGTACCGGGGTCCGGCCCTGCTGGAGTTCCTGGAGGACGTCCCCGTAGGTGTCGAGGCGGCGGACGCTCCGGCCCGCTTCCCGGTGCAGTACGTCATCCGGGACGGTGAAGTCCGTTACTACGCGGGCCAGCTGGTGTCCGGCGCGCTGCGGGTCGGTGACCGGGTCACCGTGCATCCGTCCGGCGAGACCTCGGAGATCACCGGTATCGATGTGCTCGGGTCCGCTCAGGAGGTGGCATACGCGCCGCAGTCGATCAGCGTACGGCTGGCCGATCAGCGGGATGTGTCGCGCGGCGACATGATCACCGCCGGGGTGGATGTACCGGCGCTGACACGGGAGGTCCGGGCGGCGGTGTGCCATCTGGCGGATCGTCCGCTGAAGGTCGGTGACCGGGTCCTGGTCCGGCACACGACTCGGACGGTGAAGGCGATCGTCCAAGATCTCGGGGACGCGGCGGAACTCACCGCGAACGACCTGGGCCGGATCACCCTGCGCACGGCGGAACCGCTGGCGGTGGACGACTACGCGGTCTCCCGGCGCACGGGGGCGTTCCTCGTGATCGACCCGGCGGACGGGGCGACGCTTACCGCGGGGATGGTCGAACGGTAA
- the cysD gene encoding sulfate adenylyltransferase subunit CysD: MSFGLSHLDALESEAVHIFREVAGEFERPVILFSGGKDSIVMLHLALKAFAPAPVPFSLLHVDTGHNFPEVLDYRDRAVAAHGLRLHVASVQDYIDRGVLRERADWTRNPLQTLPLTEKIQAEMFDAVFGGGRRDEEKARAKERVFSLRDEFSQWDPRRQRPELWNLYNGRHAPGEHVRVFPLSNWTELDVWQYIAREGIELPEIYYAHHREVFARGGMWLTAGEWGGPKAGETVEKRQVRYRTVGDMSCTGAVDSEADTIEKVIAEIAASRLTERGATRADDKMSEAAMEDRKREGYF, from the coding sequence GTGAGTTTCGGTCTTTCTCACCTGGACGCCCTGGAGTCCGAGGCGGTGCACATCTTCCGCGAGGTGGCGGGCGAGTTCGAGCGGCCGGTGATCCTCTTCTCCGGCGGCAAGGACTCCATCGTCATGCTGCACCTCGCGCTCAAGGCGTTCGCGCCGGCGCCGGTGCCGTTCTCGCTGCTGCATGTCGACACCGGGCACAACTTCCCCGAGGTCCTCGACTACCGCGACCGTGCGGTGGCGGCACATGGGCTGCGGCTCCATGTGGCCTCCGTACAGGACTACATCGACCGGGGTGTGCTGCGCGAACGTGCCGACTGGACGCGGAATCCGCTGCAGACGCTGCCGTTGACGGAGAAGATCCAGGCGGAGATGTTCGACGCGGTCTTCGGTGGCGGGCGGCGCGATGAGGAGAAGGCGCGGGCGAAGGAGCGGGTGTTCTCGCTGCGGGACGAGTTCTCGCAGTGGGATCCGCGTCGGCAGCGGCCGGAGCTGTGGAACCTCTACAACGGCCGGCACGCTCCCGGTGAGCATGTCCGGGTCTTCCCGCTGTCCAACTGGACCGAGCTGGACGTCTGGCAGTACATCGCCCGCGAGGGCATCGAGCTGCCGGAGATCTACTACGCCCATCACCGCGAGGTGTTCGCGCGGGGCGGCATGTGGCTGACCGCGGGTGAGTGGGGCGGGCCCAAGGCCGGAGAGACCGTCGAGAAGCGTCAGGTGCGCTATCGCACGGTCGGCGACATGTCCTGCACCGGTGCGGTGGACTCCGAGGCCGACACCATCGAGAAGGTGATCGCCGAGATCGCCGCCTCCCGGCTCACCGAGCGCGGTGCGACCCGCGCCGACGACAAGATGTCCGAGGCCGCGATGGAAGACCGTAAGCGCGAGGGGTACTTCTAA
- the cysC gene encoding adenylyl-sulfate kinase, with product MTTTARAQGATIWLTGLPSAGKTTIARLLGDRLKAQGHRVEVLDGDEIRRFLSAGLGFSKEDRNTNVQRIGLVSEVLARNGVLSVVPVIAPYADSREAVRRRHEASGTPYIEVHVATPVDVCSERDVKGLYARQASGELSGLTGVDDPYEPPVDPALVLRTQEQSPGESADAVYAVLVERGLV from the coding sequence ATGACCACCACGGCAAGGGCTCAGGGAGCCACCATCTGGCTCACGGGGCTGCCGAGCGCGGGCAAGACGACCATCGCCCGTCTGCTGGGCGACCGGCTGAAGGCCCAGGGACATCGCGTGGAGGTCCTCGACGGCGACGAGATTCGCCGCTTCCTCTCCGCGGGCCTCGGCTTCTCCAAGGAGGACCGCAATACGAACGTGCAGCGCATCGGCCTGGTCTCCGAGGTGCTCGCCCGCAACGGCGTGCTCTCCGTCGTCCCGGTGATCGCGCCCTACGCCGACAGCCGGGAGGCCGTGCGCCGGCGCCATGAGGCGAGCGGGACGCCGTACATCGAGGTCCATGTCGCCACCCCGGTCGACGTGTGCAGCGAGCGGGATGTGAAGGGGCTCTACGCCCGGCAGGCCTCGGGCGAGCTGTCCGGGCTGACCGGCGTCGACGATCCGTACGAGCCGCCGGTGGACCCGGCGCTGGTGCTGCGGACGCAGGAGCAGAGCCCGGGCGAGTCCGCGGATGCCGTGTACGCGGTGCTGGTGGAGCGGGGGCTGGTGTGA